GCCGGCATTTCGCCGTCTGGCACGACCCGCATCCGAAGCCGAGCTATCTCTTCGCTCTCGTCGGCGGCGACCTTGCCGTCATGGCGGACGAATTCGTCACCCGGTCGGGCCGGACCGTCGCGCTCCGGATCTATTCCGAGCACGGTAAGGAAAACCGAACCGGCTATGCCATGGACGCGCTGAAACGCGCCATGCGCTGGGACGAGGAGGTGTTCGGCTGCGAATATGATCTCGACATCTTCATGATCGTCGCGGTGAGCGACTTCAACATGGGGGCGATGGAGAACAAGGGCCTCAACATCTTCAACGACAAATATGTCCTGGCCCTGCCGGACACCGCGACCGACCAGGACTATGCCCATATCGAGGCGATCATCGCCCACGAATATTTCCACAACTGGACCGGCAACCGGATCACCTGTCGCGACTGGTTCCAGCTCTGTCTCAAGGAAGGCCTGACCGTCTTCCGCGACCAGGAATTCTCCTCCGACATGCGCTCGCGCGCGGTCAAGCGCATTGCCGATGTGCGCCTGCTCAAGGCCCAGCAGTTCGCCGAGGACGCTGGCCCCCTCGCCCACCCGGTGCGCCCGGAGATCTACAACGAGATCAACAACTTCTACACGGCGACCGTCTACGAAAAGGGCGCCGAGGTCATCCGCCTGCTGAAGGTGCTGATCGGCGCGGAAGCGTTCCGGGCCGGCATGGACCTCTATCTGTCCCGCCACGACGGCGATGCCGCCACGATCGAGGATTTCGTCGCCTGCTTCGCCGAGGCGAGCGGCCGGGATCTCGGCCAGTTCTTCCTCTGGTATCGGCAATCCGGCACGCCCAAGGTCGGCGTGGAGACCCGCCACGACCCCAAGGCCGGCACGTTCACCCTGGACATTCGCCAGCAGCTCGGCCCAACCCCTGGCCAGCCATCGAAGGAGCCGATGGCGATCCCGCTCGCCCTCGGCCTGATCGGCCCCGACGGCACGGAGAGGCCGCTGCTCACCGAGGAGGGGCAGAGCATTGCCGGCGTCATCGCGCTCAGCGCCGGCCGCCATCGCTTCGTCTTCACCGGCCATCCGACGCGCCCGGTCCTGTCGATCAACCGCGGCTTCTCGGCGCCCGTCCGCCTGACCGCCGACCTGACCGAGAGCGACCTGATCTTCCTCAGCCGCCACGACAGCGATCCGTACAACCGCTGGCAATCGATCCAGACGCTCGCAACCCGCCACCTGATCGCGGCCACGACCGCATCGCGGACAGGCGGCGCGGCACCGGCCGGCCGGCCGCTGATCGATGCGCTCGGCGCTATCCTCGCCGATAGCCCGCGCGACCCGGCCTTCGCCGCGCAGGCCCTGAGCCTTCCCTCCGAGGCCGACATTGCGCGCGAGCTTGGCCAGGAGGTCGATCCCGACGCGATCCAGGCTGCCCGGCTGGGGCTCCGGAGCGATATCGCCGACCACCTTGCCGACGCCCTCGCGGCAAGCCTTGCCGCGCTTGAGAACCGCGGTCCGTTCTCGCCCGATGCCGCATCGGCCGGCCGGCGAGCGCTCGCCAATGTCGTGCTCGATCTCTGGACGGCGAACGGCGCCGACGAGCGGATCGGTCTCGCTGAGCGACGCTTTGCCGCCGCCGACAACATGACCGATCGCCTTGGCGCGCTCGCGACGCTTGCCCAGCACGCCGGCCCGCGGCGCGAGGCCGCCTTCGCCGCCTTCTACGAACGCCACGGCGCGGACGAACTGATCATCGACAAGTGGCTGGCCCTGCAGGCCGGCATCGGGGAAGCCGGCACGCTGGAACGGGTCAAGGCCCTGATGGCCCGCCCCGGCATCAATTTTGCCAATCCGAACCGTCTGCGCGCGCTCGTCGGCAGTTTCGCGATGATCAATCAGACGCAGTTCAACCGGGCCGACGGCCTCGGCTACGACTTCCTGGCCGAGGTCGTGCTCGATGTCGACGCCAGGAACAGCCAGGTGGCGGCGCGGCTCCTGTCAGCCTTCCGTTCGTGGCGGGCCATGGAGCCCGGCCGGCGCGCCCTCGCCCAGGCAGCGCTGCAGCGGGTCGCCGCGGCGCCGCGCCTGTCCGCCGACGTGCGCGATATCGCGGACCGCTCGCTCGCCTGAAAGGCCCGGCCGGCCTCGATTTCACAGCGCGCGGCCGCATTGATTTACGGTCGGGAAAGCACATCGAAAACGGCATTTAATCCTATGCCGTTTACCAAATATTTCCTTTTTGGTGGAGGACCGACTCTAGACAGTTGCCCCTCAAATCGATTCTTATGTCCGCGATTCGGGAGCGGCGACGACATTTCTCCCGATGAAATCATCTGATTGCGGACGGGGGACCGGCGATGGCGCGCGATGGTGCGGCCAGCGCGGAAGCGCGGATTCATGCTCAGGGTGCGCGCGGCTTTGCACAGCCGATCAGCGCCTCCCTCGAGACCTGGCTCGCGCCCTACGAGCCGCTGCTGCGGCGCCTCGTGCCGAGCCTGATCGTCGCCTTCCTGGTGGTCATGGGCGCCGGCGCGGTGCTTCAGATCTACAACAACCGCATCGAGACGCTGAACGCGGCGGCCGAAGAGCTGGCGATGATCGCCCAGGCCTTCGACGACAATCTCGGCCATCGCGCACCGATCGGCGCCGGCGAATTGACCGCGGCCGCCCAGGCGGCGCTCAATCTGGCAACGACGCGCGCGACGACCGGCATCAACCGCGCCATGGTCGTCACCAATCCGGCCGGCCTCATCATCGCGGCCATTCCGGCACGAACCGCCGGCATCCATGTCGGGCGCTCCGCCGCCCAGGTCTTCGGAGCCGCCTTTGCCGGCGCCGAAGTCGACCGGCAGCAGATCGCCGCGCAGTTGACGCTTGCCGACGGCACCGGAGCGCTGGTCGCGGTCCGCGCCCTCCAGGCGCCGCTGCAGCGGCTCTATGTCATCCAGCCGGTCGAGGACGCGCTCGCCAACTGGCTGAAATCCTCGCTGCTCACCGGCACGCTGTTCGCGACCACCGGCCTGCTCCTGCTGGTGCTCGGCCTCGCCTTCCACATCCAGACCGTTCGTGCCGCGACCGCCGACATGGTCAACCAGAATGCCCGCGCCACCATCGACGCCGCGCTCGAGAGCGGCCGCTGCGGCCTGTGGGACTGGGAGATCGGCAGCGCGCAGATGTTCTGGTCGGCCTCGATGTTCGAGCTGCTCGGCCTCAAGCCGCGCGAAGGGCTTCTGACCATTGCCGAGCTGCAGCCGCGGCTGCATCCCGACGACAGCCACCTCGCCGAAATCGGCATATCGATCCCGCTCGATCCGAGCGAGACCATCGACCATCAGTTCCGCATGCGCCACGCCGACGGCCGCTGGGTCTGGCTGCGGGCCCGCGGGCGCTGCCTCAGCGTCGCCGGCGTGCGCCAGCCGCGTTTCGTCGGCATCGTCGTCGACATCACGGAACAGCTGGCCCTGGCCGAGCGCACCGCGGCGGCGGACATCCGCATCCGCGAAGCCATCGAGACGATCTCCGAGGCCTTCGTCGTGTGCGACGATCGCGAGCGTATCGTCGTCTGCAACTCGAAGTTCCGCGAACTGAACGGACTGACCGAGGAGGGCGCACGCGCCGGCACGCCCTATCACGAGGCGCTCGCCATGGGCAGCGCGGCGAAGATCGTCGACGGCCGTGTCCTGTCGCAAGCCAATGCCGAGGGCGCGCGCGATCTGGAGGTGAATCTCGAAGACGGCCGCTGGCTGCAGATCAGCGAAAGGCGCACCCATTGCGGCGGCTTCGTTTCGGTCGGCACCGACATCACCGCGCTGAAGCGCCATGAAAGCGAGCTGACCGCCAGCGAGCAGCGGCTGCGCGCCAGCGTCGCCGACCTGCAGCGCAGCCGCTACACGCTGGAAATCCAGACCCAGCAGCTCGCGGAGCTCGCGGAAAAGTACGGCGAGCAGAAAACGCGTGCCGAAGAAGCCAATCGCGCCAAGTCGGAATTCCTCGCCAATATGAGCCACGAGCTCAGGACGCCGCTGAACGCCATTATCGGCTTCTCGGAGATCCTGAAGGAAGGCCATTTCGGGCCGATCGGCGTCCCCAAATACAGCGAATATGCCCGTGACATCTACGACAGCGGACACTTCCTGCTGTCCGTGATCGACGACATCCTGGAAATGTCGCGGATCGAGGCGGGGCGGCTGAAGCTCGATCCGCGCGAGACGCGTCTCGAGGAGACACTGGACGAGACCATGCGGGTTCTGGCCAAGATGGCCTCGGACAAGCGGATCGTCATCGACGCCGCGATCCCGCAAGGCCTCGAACTGATGGCCGATCGGCGCGCGGTCAAGCAGATCGCTCTCAACCTCCTCTCCAATGCGGTCAAGTTCACCCCGCCAGGCGGCATGGTATCGGTGCGCGTGCGCAAGGCGCGCGGCGTGGTGGTGCTGGCCATCGAGGATACCGGCATCGGCATACCGCGCCAAGCGCTGCGCAACCTCTGCCGGCCGTTCGAACAGGTTCAGAGCCAGTTCTCCAAGAACCACAACGGATCGGGCCTCGGCCTGGCGATCGCCAAGTCGCTCGCCGAAATGCACGGCGGCTCGCTCAGGATCCGCTCCGCCGAGGGCCGTGGCACCACGGTGGTGGTGCGCCTGCCCGTCGACGGACCCGCCACGATGAGAATGCACGCCTGAGGCCGCCTGCAACCTGCGCGCGGTTCGTGCGTTGATGCGGCACCGGAGCCTTTCGGGCCGCACGGACGGCGACCTCGGCACTCCCGACATGGCCGCTCCCACCTGATGGCAGCCCTTGGCGGCGGTCCACATTTCCAGGCGAGAAATGCGGGCGAGAGGCCGAACCCATGGTTTTCGACGCGGCGGGCGCGCTGTTCTGGCTGATCATTCTCATGGGTGGGATCGCCGTCGCGGTCTGGATCCTGTTCGGCTTTGCCCTTCGCGCCATCGACCAGATCATGGCCTCGCCCGCCTCGAAGCCGGAGCGGATCCTCTGGAGCGTCCTCGTCCTCGCCCTGCCCGGTGTCGGCCTTGCGATCTGGGCCCTGTTCGGCCCGCGGTCGGAACCCGATCCGCCCGGCCGCTGAGGCTCAGATCGGTCCGACGACGCGGACGAAGCTCTTGCGCACCGCCTTCTGCATCTCGCCGAGATGAGCATTGAGCGTGACGAAATCCGGCAGTTCGCCGGCACGGGCCAGAAGCCGCTTCAGACCGGGTGAGCCGACCGCCGGGTCGAACCGGTCGACCAGGCAGAGCCGCAGGATCTGCGTCAGCCGCTGGTACAGCCGGCAGGCGGACCGCAGCACGTCGGCATCCTCGGCTTTCAGCAGTCCGGCCGCCGCCGCCTTGTCCAGAACGCGCAGGGTATTGGTGTCGAGAATGTCGGGATGCTTGTGCGCGTGGACGAGCTGCAGCGCCTGCGCGACGAACTCGATGTCGATCAGGCCGCCGCTGACATATTTCAGGTTCCAGCGGTCGTCGTCGCCCTTGTCCTCGGCAATGGCGCGGCGCATGTCGATGATGTCGCCCAGCGTCGCCTTGGCCGTGCGCTTGGCGGTCAGCACGGCGCGGATCGCCGCCTCGACATCCGCCTGAAAGCCCGGACTCGCCGAGATCACGCGGGCGCGGGTCAGCGCCATATGTTCCCAGGTCCAGGCTTCCTCCGTCTGATAGGACCGGAAACCGTCGAGGTGAGTGGCGACCGGACCGGAGCGCCCCGAAGGCCGCAGCCTGAGGTCGACCTCGTAGAGCACGCCCTCGCTGGTGGGCACCGACAGGGCGCTGATCAGGCGCTGCGTGAGCCTTGCGAAATAATGGCTGCCGACCAGTGGACGCGCCCCGTCGGAGGCGTTCTCGTCGGGGTCGTGGGCGTAGAGCAGGATCAGGTCGAGATCGGAGCCGGCGGTCATTTCGCGGCCGCCGAGCTTGCCGAGCGCCACGACGGCGGAGCGCATGCCGGGAATCCGGCCGTGGGCCTCGACGATCTGCTTCTCGACCGATTTGTGCAGGGCGACGATCATCCGCTCCGCGAGCCGGGCAAAGGCCTGGCCCGCGGCTTCGGCCGATACCGTGCCGGCCAGCACCCGGACGCCGACCAGGAACAGTTGCTCCTGTCCGAAAATGCGGACGCGGTCGAGCACCTCCTCCGGATGGCGGGCAAGGCCGATCATATGGTCGAGGCGGCGGCTCAGCTCGGCGTCCGAGGGCAGCTCGCCGAAAAAGGCCGGCTCGAGCAGCGCGTCCAACACATGGGCCCGCCGGCCGAGCAGTTCGGCAAGGCGCGGCGCCGAGCCGAGCACCTGGGCGATCAGTTCGAGCAGGTCGGGATGGGTGCGCAGCAGGGCGAGCAGCTCGATCGGCTGCGAGTGGCGGGTGAGGAGCTGGTCGAAGGCCCGCAGGCCGAGATCGGCGTCGCCCGTGCGCGACATCGCCTCGAGCAGGGCCGGGGCGAGCTCCGCCACGCGCTCGCGCGCCTCGCGGGCCCTGAGCCCCCCGGACTGGGCTTCCAGCCAGCCGCGCACCGTCGCCGCGGCGGCGACGGGGTCCTGAAAGCCGAGATCGGCGAGCGCCGAAAGCGTCGAGGTCTTCGGCGGGTCTGCCGCGAGGTCGAGCGTACCCTTCACCTCCGAAAGCGGCGGCAAGGTTTCGAACAGGCGGGCATAGGCCGCCTCCACTGGCCGCAATTCCTCGATCAGCGCATCGGCGAAGGCCGCCCGGCTCTTGAAGCCGAGGAAGCGGGCGATGCGTTCGACGTCGTCGGGAGCCTCGGGCAGGCTGTGGGTCTGCTCGTCGGCGACCATCTGCAGGCGATGCTCGACCTTGCGGAGGAAGCGATAGGCGAGCGCCAGCGCCTCGCTGGTCTCCAGCCGGACCCAGCCGGCCGCCACCAGCTGCTTCAGGCCGTTCAGCGTATCCTTGACCCGCAAGGCCTGGTTCCGGCCGCCGGCGATCAGCTGCTGGGTCTGGACGAAGAACTCGATCTCGCGAATGCCGCCGCGACCGAGCTTGATATTGTGCCCTTCCACCGCCAGCGCGTCGTGGCCGCGGAAGGCGTGGATCTGCCGCTTCATCGAATGGATGTCGGCAACCGCCGTGTAGTCGAGATATTTGCGCCAGATGAAGGGCTCGATCTCGCGCAGGAAGGCAGCTCCCGCCTCGATGTCGCCGGCGCAGGGCCGCGCCTTGATGAAGGCCGAGCGCTCCCAGGTCTGGCCGAGGGTCTCGTAATAGTGCAGCGCCGCCGGCACGGAGATCGCGACCGCGGTGGCGCCGGGATCGGGCCTGAGGCGCAGGTCGGTCCGGAACACATAGCCTTCCGCGGTGCGCTCCTGCAGGATCTTCACGAGGCGCTGGGTGACGCGGATATAGGCCTGCTGCGGCTCGCGGCCCGGCTTGAACGGCGCCTTGTCGGGATCGAAAAAGACGATGAGGTCGATGTCGCTCGAATAGTTCAGCTCATGGGCGCCGTGCTTGCCCATGGCGAGCACGATATAGCCGGAATCGCGCTCCGGCGCCGCGGGATCGGCCGGCCGCAGCGTGCCCATCTCGGCCAGCTCGCGCATGAGGTGGCGCACCGCCTCGGCGACCGCGGTATCGGCGGTGCGCGTCAACGCCGCGGTGATCCGCTCCAGCGGCCAGACGTCGCCGATATCGGTCAGCGCCACCAGCAGTGCGACATGCCGGCGCAGCCGGCGCAGCGCGATGCCGACCGCCTCGTCGTCTTCGGCCGAGCGGCTGGCCTCGCTGGCGCCGGTGATCAAGGTCTCGAAGCGGGCCTCGGGAGCGCCCGCCAGCAGGTCGCGCAGCACCTCGGGTTCATGCGTCGCGATCGCGGTCAGGAACGGCGAATGCGCGAGGATGCCGGCCACCACGGCGCGCGCCTTGGCCGGCTTCAGGACGGCTTCCAGCTCGGCCGCCAGCGCGCGATTCTCGATGGCGGAGAGATAGCCTGCGATCAGCTTTGCCGCGGTGACGCCCTTGGGCAGGACGGGCGCGGCGGCGAAGCGCTCGCATAAGGGTCCGAGATGATCAGGAATGTCCATTCGCATCGATCGCAGGGTCCAGCTTCCGCGGCAGACGTAGCACGACCTTCAGGCCCGGCGCATTGTCGAGAAGAGAAAGTTTGCCTCCGTGCAGCCGCGCGACGGCCGCCGCAAGCGACAGGCCGAGCCCCGATCCCGGCCGCGAACGGCTGGCTTCGAGCCGGACGAAACGCTCCAGGACCCGCTCCCGGTCGGCCTCCGGAACGCCCTCGCCGGCATCGGCCACCGACAGCACGGCATCGGGACCGTCGACCGCGACGGCAAGCGTGATCTGGCCCGGCCGGCCTTCGGCCTGGCCGTATTTGAGCGCGTTGTCGATGAGATTGGCCACCACCTGGCCGATCAGCTCGCGGCTGCCGGTGACGATCGCCGGCACGGCCGTGACCGTCAGCGTCATGCCGGCCTCCTCGGCGAGCGGCTCGTAGAGCTCGCCCATGCCCTGCGCGATTTCGGCGAGGTCGACCGGCGCCATCCCCTCCCGTTGGTTGCCCGCCTCGGCCCTGGCGATCATCAACAGCGCATTGAAGGTCCGGATCAGTCCGTCCGATTCGTCGATGATGCCGGCAAGAGCCTGGCGGCTCTGCTCGTCGCCCGAAGCGTGGCGCAGGGCCTCCTCCGCCCGGTTCCTGAGCCGGGTGAGCGGCGTCTTGAGGTCATGGGCGATATTGTCGGAGACTTCCTTCATGCCGGCCATGAGCGCCTCGATGCGCGCGATCATGGCGTTGACGCTCTCGGCCAGCCGATCGAGCTCGTCGCGTGTGCCGGCGATCGGCAGGCGTCCCGAAAGATCGCCGGCCATGATCCGCCGTGAGGTCTCGGTCATGGCGTCGACCCGCTTCAGCACGCGCCGGGTGACGAAATAGGCGCCGATCAGGCCGAGGACGAGCGCCGCGATGAGCGACAGGCGGAAACCGCTGCCGAAAATCTCCAGCACCCGGTCGCGCTCCTCGAGGTCGCGGCCGACCAGCAGGCGAAAGCCGCCGGGCAGGCCGTAGACCTGGGCGAGCGCCCGGTGCGCGCGGGCCGCCGCGGTCTCTTCGGCCCGGCGATAGTCGGTTTCGATCCAGCCCTGGCGGTTCAAGGTGCCGTCGGGCAGTTCGCCGACATTGCCGGCGACCACCTGGCCGCTGAAGGTCGCGACGAGATAGAGCGAGGCGCCGGGGCGGCGGCTGCGCTCGTCGATGACGTTGACCAGCCGGCGGATGCCGCCGATGGAATATTGCTCGGCGAGCCCGCGGACCTCGGCCTCGACCGTCTCGGTGATCTGATCGGTGAACAGCCGCTGCGTCGCGAAGCCGAGCCAGCCGATCAGGAAGCCGGCGAACAGCACGAACATCACGAGATAGGCGGCAATGATCTTGAAGGCGGTCGTGCGCAGAAGCGTGCGCAGTCCGGAGCCGCGCCGGCCAGCCTGCTCCTCGGGCACGGCGGCGCCGGCCGGTCCCGCCCCGGTCACGCCCGCACCGTGTAACCCGCGCCGCGAATGGTCTGGATCAGCGCCTTGTCGAAACCCTTGTCGATCTTCGAGCGCAGGCGCGAGACGTGAACGTCGATGACATTGGTCTGCGGGTCGAAGTGATAGTCCCAGACATGCTCGAGCAGCATGGTGCGGGTGACGACCTGGCCGGCATTCTTCATGAGATATTCGAGCAGGCGGAACTCGCGCGGCTGCAGCACGATCTCCTCGCCGGCGCGAACGACCCGGTGCGAGAGCCGATCGAGCTCGAGATCGCCGACCCGGTAGACCGTCTCGGGCGTGCCAGCCGGGCGCCGGCGCGACAGGACCTCGACGCGCGCGAGCAGTTCGGAAAAGGAATAGGGCTTCGGCAGGTAGTCGTCGCCGCCGGCGCGCAGCCCCTTGACGCGATCATCGACCTGGCCGAGCGCCGACAGGATGAGGACCGGTGTGTCGCGTCCCATGGCCCGGAGATCGCCGATCAGGCTGAGGCCGTCCTTCTTCGGCAGCATCCGGTCGATGACGAGCACGTCATAGGGCCCGCCTTCGGCAAGGGCGAGGCCGGTCTCGCCATCCGCCGCATGATCGGCGACGTGGCCCGCCTCCTTGAAGGCCTTGACCAGGTAGGACGCCGCATCGCGGTCGTCTTCGACAATCAGAATCCGCATGTCGGGCATGGTAGGGAGGTCTCGCGCCATTCGCCAGATGCTGGATCACCCGGCGGGGTGGGTCGGACGGGTCCGCGACACGCCGCAAACCGGAACGAGGCGGACGGTGTGTGGCCCGTCCGCCTCGCCCGAGACCGATCCGTCGTGGCGGGGGGCGACTGGGGGGTTGCCACTCCGGATCGACAGTGTGTCGCGACGGGCTCGAAAAAGGTTCAAGCCCGTCGAACTTTTTTTCAGCTCGCGCTGAACGGGATGGCGATGAACCGCTGCCCCTCGCCGGAACGCAGGCGGATGAGCGCCGAACGGCGGCCTTCGGCGCGGGCCGCGGCCAGGGCTTCGTGCACGTCGCGCGCCGAGGAAACCGGCCGGCCGGCCACGTCCATGATCACGTCGCCCTCGCGAACGCCGCGCTGGGCAGCCGGTCCCGACGGGTCGACCTCGGTGACGACCAGGCCTTCGCCGCTGCCGCCCAGCTTGCCGCCGCGGCCGGCCGGCTGCAGCGACAGGCCGAGCCGGGGAACCTGCGGGCTTGCCGACGGCTCGTCGCGGCGTTCGCCGCGCTGCTCGCCGCGCGCCGAGGCCTGGCGCTCGTTGGGGATCTGGCCGAGCGTCAGGTTGACGGTGCGTTCGGCGCCATCGCGCATGACAGTCAGCCGGACGGTCGCCCCGGGATGGGCCGTGCCGATGCGGCGGCTGAGCTCACGGGCGTCCTTCACCGGCTGGCCATCGACCGCCGTGATGACGTCGGACGGCTTCAAGTCGGCCCGGGCCGCCGGGCTGCCGGACTGAACACCGGCGATCAGCGCACCCTCGGGCTTGGTCAGGCGCAGGCCCTCGGCGATCTCTTCGGTGACCGGCTGGATCTGGACACCGATCCAGCCGCGCGCCACCGTACCGGTCTCGCGCAGCGCCGCCACCACGGTCTGGGTGGTCTCGGCCGGGATGGCGAACGCAATACCGACATTGCCGCCCGACGGAGAATAGATCGCGGTGTTGACGCCGATCACCTCGCCGGCGGCATTGAAGGTCGGGCCGCCGGAATTGCCGCGGTTCACCGCCGCGTCGATCTGCAGGAAGTCGTCATAGGGACCCGAGCCGATGTCGCGGCCGCGGGCCGAGACGATGCCGGCGGTCACCGTGCCGCCGAGGCCGAAGGGATTGCCGACCGCCAGCACCCAGTCGCCGACGCGCGGCGCCTGGCTCGCGAAGCGAACGAACGGGAAGTTCGAGCCGTCGACCTTCAGCAGGGCGAGATCGGTGCGCGGGTCGGTGCCCACCACCTTGGCCTTCACGGTGCGGCCGCCATCGATGACGAGATCGGCTTCGGTCGCGCCTTCGACGACGTGATTGTTGGTCACCACATAGCCGTCGGCGGAAATGAAGAAGCCGGAGCCCTGCGCCATGGCGCGCGGGCCGCCGCGCTGCGGACCGCGGCCGAAGCGTTCGCCGCGCTCGCCGCGCGGACCTTCGCCGAAGCGACGCATGAAGCGCTCCATCATGCCGCCGTCGCCATCCTCGAGGCCGGGAATCTCACGGAACGACATCTGCTCGCTGGTTGCGGCCCGCGAGACGCGGACGGAGACGACCGCCGGGCGGACGCGCTCGACCACATCGGCGAAGGACGGCAAGGCGGCGGCCTGGCTGCTCTGGGCGTGGGCCGGGGCGATGAAAGTGCTCGGGGCGGTCTGGAATTGCAGGACGCCGGCGCCAATGGCGAGGGCCGCGACGGTGCCGTAGAGGGTGGTGCGCAGGCGGGGTGACATGCTTTGTCTCTCCATCGAAACGGGACACGGGAGCACCGTGGTTGCCCGGGACAATGATGGAGCGGAGATTACGGCGCTCTGACCGGGAGATTACAGTTTGGTAAGGTCGCCTGAAGGTCGTCCGCCGCGGAGGCCATGCGTCGCCGGAGGCCGCCCGTCACGACTTCAGGATCACGTCCAGCTTGGCCTTTTCCTCGTCCGTCAGCGGTTCCGGCGGCGTCGGAGCCGCCTGCTTCCGGCGGCGCAGCGCGAAGAGGATATAGAGCCCGCCGAGCACCAGGAAGGTGGCGGGCGCGGCCCAGAGCAGCACGGTCTGGCGGCTGAGCCGGGGCGTCAGCAGCACGAACTCGCCATAGCGGTCGACCAGATAGGCGAGGACCTGGCTGTCGCTGTCGCCGGCCTTCAGCCGCTCGCGGACGAGCAGCCTGAGGTCGCGCGCAAGGCTTGCGTCCGAGTCGTCGATCGACTGGTTCTGGCAGACCATGCAGCGCAGATCCTGGCTGAGCGCGCGGGCGCGCGCCTCCAGCGCCGGATCGGCCAGCCGCTCGTCCGGCAGGACGGCGAAGGCCGGCGTCGCGAGCGCCAGGACGAGCGCGGCGGCAAGCGCCCGCAGCAGCGCGAGCCGGGCCTTCATTCGGCTGCCTCGACGGGAGCCGTGGCCGGCGCCGCACGGCGAGCGGCAGGCTTCGGCGCGCCGACGCGCAGGCGCCGGTCTGAGAGGGACAGGAGGCCGCCGAACACCATGAACAGCGTGCCGATCCAGATCAGCAGCACCATGGGCTTGTAGTAGAAGCGCAGTGCGATGGAGCCGTCGGCGGCCGGCTCGCCCGGCGAAACGTACAGTTGCGACAGCCAGCGCGTCTTCAGCGCCGCCTCGGTGGTCGGCATGTTGCGGGCGGTGAAGACGCGCTTCGCCGGATTGAGGCCCCCCGTCGCGACCCCGCCCTCAGCCACCCTCAGCCGGGCGACAACGTCGCGGTAATTGGGCCCGATCTCGGGAAACAGGCCTTCGAAGGTCAGGTCATAGCCCGCGATCGACACCGTTTCGCCAGGCTTGACCTGGACGATCAGCTCCTGGCGATAGGCGGTCTCCCCGACAATGCCGAGCAGCATGACGCCGATGCCGGCATGGGCGAGCGCCGTACCCCAGGCCGAGCGCGGCAGGCCCTTGGCCCGCGCCAGGCTGACGGAGGCGGGCGCGCGGAACAGCTGGATGCGCTCGAAGACTTCGAGCAGCGCGCCGGCAATGATGTAGATCGCGAGGCCGATGGCGACCGGCGCCAGCACAGGGCCGCCCCAGGTGACGGCATAGGCCACGAGGACCGCGCCGACCCCGAGGCCGATCGCCCACGCCATGCGCTGGGCGACCCCATAGAGGTCGCCGCGCTTCCAGGCCAGGAAGGGCCCGAACACCATGACGACCAGCAGCGGC
This portion of the bacterium YEK0313 genome encodes:
- the pepN gene encoding Aminopeptidase N, translated to MRSDQAKPVKLSDYRVPDYRVLTVDLDVALHPMATRVVATLTVEPHPQGEAGAPLVFDGDDLVLVSLTLDGLPLAPEAHEATPDRLLIHRPPPGRFLLTIETRIDPQANTQLMGLYRSSGTWCTQCEAEGFRRITYFPDRPDVLAVYTTRIEADKAAAPVLLGNGNLVASGDLEGGRHFAVWHDPHPKPSYLFALVGGDLAVMADEFVTRSGRTVALRIYSEHGKENRTGYAMDALKRAMRWDEEVFGCEYDLDIFMIVAVSDFNMGAMENKGLNIFNDKYVLALPDTATDQDYAHIEAIIAHEYFHNWTGNRITCRDWFQLCLKEGLTVFRDQEFSSDMRSRAVKRIADVRLLKAQQFAEDAGPLAHPVRPEIYNEINNFYTATVYEKGAEVIRLLKVLIGAEAFRAGMDLYLSRHDGDAATIEDFVACFAEASGRDLGQFFLWYRQSGTPKVGVETRHDPKAGTFTLDIRQQLGPTPGQPSKEPMAIPLALGLIGPDGTERPLLTEEGQSIAGVIALSAGRHRFVFTGHPTRPVLSINRGFSAPVRLTADLTESDLIFLSRHDSDPYNRWQSIQTLATRHLIAATTASRTGGAAPAGRPLIDALGAILADSPRDPAFAAQALSLPSEADIARELGQEVDPDAIQAARLGLRSDIADHLADALAASLAALENRGPFSPDAASAGRRALANVVLDLWTANGADERIGLAERRFAAADNMTDRLGALATLAQHAGPRREAAFAAFYERHGADELIIDKWLALQAGIGEAGTLERVKALMARPGINFANPNRLRALVGSFAMINQTQFNRADGLGYDFLAEVVLDVDARNSQVAARLLSAFRSWRAMEPGRRALAQAALQRVAAAPRLSADVRDIADRSLA
- the glnE gene encoding Glutamate-ammonia-ligase adenylyltransferase; amino-acid sequence: MRMDIPDHLGPLCERFAAAPVLPKGVTAAKLIAGYLSAIENRALAAELEAVLKPAKARAVVAGILAHSPFLTAIATHEPEVLRDLLAGAPEARFETLITGASEASRSAEDDEAVGIALRRLRRHVALLVALTDIGDVWPLERITAALTRTADTAVAEAVRHLMRELAEMGTLRPADPAAPERDSGYIVLAMGKHGAHELNYSSDIDLIVFFDPDKAPFKPGREPQQAYIRVTQRLVKILQERTAEGYVFRTDLRLRPDPGATAVAISVPAALHYYETLGQTWERSAFIKARPCAGDIEAGAAFLREIEPFIWRKYLDYTAVADIHSMKRQIHAFRGHDALAVEGHNIKLGRGGIREIEFFVQTQQLIAGGRNQALRVKDTLNGLKQLVAAGWVRLETSEALALAYRFLRKVEHRLQMVADEQTHSLPEAPDDVERIARFLGFKSRAAFADALIEELRPVEAAYARLFETLPPLSEVKGTLDLAADPPKTSTLSALADLGFQDPVAAAATVRGWLEAQSGGLRAREARERVAELAPALLEAMSRTGDADLGLRAFDQLLTRHSQPIELLALLRTHPDLLELIAQVLGSAPRLAELLGRRAHVLDALLEPAFFGELPSDAELSRRLDHMIGLARHPEEVLDRVRIFGQEQLFLVGVRVLAGTVSAEAAGQAFARLAERMIVALHKSVEKQIVEAHGRIPGMRSAVVALGKLGGREMTAGSDLDLILLYAHDPDENASDGARPLVGSHYFARLTQRLISALSVPTSEGVLYEVDLRLRPSGRSGPVATHLDGFRSYQTEEAWTWEHMALTRARVISASPGFQADVEAAIRAVLTAKRTAKATLGDIIDMRRAIAEDKGDDDRWNLKYVSGGLIDIEFVAQALQLVHAHKHPDILDTNTLRVLDKAAAAGLLKAEDADVLRSACRLYQRLTQILRLCLVDRFDPAVGSPGLKRLLARAGELPDFVTLNAHLGEMQKAVRKSFVRVVGPI
- the pleC_2 gene encoding Non-motile and phage-resistance protein codes for the protein MARDGAASAEARIHAQGARGFAQPISASLETWLAPYEPLLRRLVPSLIVAFLVVMGAGAVLQIYNNRIETLNAAAEELAMIAQAFDDNLGHRAPIGAGELTAAAQAALNLATTRATTGINRAMVVTNPAGLIIAAIPARTAGIHVGRSAAQVFGAAFAGAEVDRQQIAAQLTLADGTGALVAVRALQAPLQRLYVIQPVEDALANWLKSSLLTGTLFATTGLLLLVLGLAFHIQTVRAATADMVNQNARATIDAALESGRCGLWDWEIGSAQMFWSASMFELLGLKPREGLLTIAELQPRLHPDDSHLAEIGISIPLDPSETIDHQFRMRHADGRWVWLRARGRCLSVAGVRQPRFVGIVVDITEQLALAERTAAADIRIREAIETISEAFVVCDDRERIVVCNSKFRELNGLTEEGARAGTPYHEALAMGSAAKIVDGRVLSQANAEGARDLEVNLEDGRWLQISERRTHCGGFVSVGTDITALKRHESELTASEQRLRASVADLQRSRYTLEIQTQQLAELAEKYGEQKTRAEEANRAKSEFLANMSHELRTPLNAIIGFSEILKEGHFGPIGVPKYSEYARDIYDSGHFLLSVIDDILEMSRIEAGRLKLDPRETRLEETLDETMRVLAKMASDKRIVIDAAIPQGLELMADRRAVKQIALNLLSNAVKFTPPGGMVSVRVRKARGVVVLAIEDTGIGIPRQALRNLCRPFEQVQSQFSKNHNGSGLGLAIAKSLAEMHGGSLRIRSAEGRGTTVVVRLPVDGPATMRMHA